A portion of the Rhizoctonia solani chromosome 6, complete sequence genome contains these proteins:
- a CDS encoding bestrophin protein, producing MSDGSQPLRARDFSRLKQRQPEVVVTPPSVIQSSSPGGKVDFLEPDSATQMANKHENHFVGGLAPIDPFAHPPRFFPSLFNAILATALFRCWNLILLFAGWATCVCLISAKVRDLGISSTLLTVFGTILGFVISYRTSSSFERYNEGRRLWSTIVLASRTFSLWFHVPDTPSTATPETAVEARARNIIEKRTAINLIEAFSVAVKHYLRGEEGIYYEDLYHLVKFLPAYSLPAGMPNQRVKSRTSAEITEATGDDQQERGSWGGSTSTQLPTTNKDGRTSFQLPAATEKDMSGPTSPGLGRGSTTRRSGTSYRRISGPHGAVDLAPASNPPKWGAFDVWPLSLLVKVLTKKGKNVSGKKAAKERAKQHVISHNIPLEITLYLSSYISALQQRKVVDVPTINTLLLGLNQLVDSLSGLERILTTPIPFSYGVHLWTVCLLYVFFLPFQLWPTLRWVTIPATSIAAFLFFGFIVAGEEIENPFGYDKNDLNLDHFCRNIIHAELMAITSVPVPDPKSGHSSEKTTASLALRVQSVHQKNG from the exons ATGAGTGACGGTTCGCAACCGCTACGCGCGCGTGACTTTTCCCGGTTAAAGCAACGACAACCAGAGGTTGTAGTGACTCCTCCGTCAGTTATACAGTCTAGTAGCCCTGGAGGGAAAGTTGATTTCCTCGAGCCAGA TTCGGCAACACAAATGGCAAACAAGCACGAAAACCAC TTTGTTGGTGGATTAGCACCCATAGATCCC TTCGCTCATCCCCCTAGATTCTTTCCCTCCTTATTCAACGCCATCCTTGCGACTGCGTTATTCCGGTGCTGGAATCTAATACTCTTATTTGCTGGCTGGGCAACGTGTGTTTGTTTGATCAGCGCTAAAGTACGCGACCTAGGCATATCGTCCACCTTGCTCACTGT TTTCGGTACCATACTAGGTTTCGTGATCTCG TACCGCACGTCGTCCTCATTTGAGCGTTACAACGAGGGTAGGAGACTGTGGTCCACCATTGTCCTAGCTAGTCGAACCTTTTCCC TCTGGTTCCATGTTCCAGATACACCCTCGACCGCAACCCCTGAAACTGCCGTCGAGGCACGAGCACGCAATATAATAGAGAAACGCACTGCTATCAACCTAATCGAAGCTTTCAGCGTCGCGGTTAAACATTACCTCCGAGGAGAGGAAGGGATCTACTATGAGGATCTGTACCATCTGGTCAAATTTCTGCCTGCATACTCGCTTCCGGCGGGTATGCCTAACCAGCGAGTGAAATCACGGACCTCGGCCGAAATCACAGAAGCGACGGGGGACGATCAGCAAGAGCGGGGTTCGTGGGGTGGTTCAACTTCGACTCAACTCCCGACTACGAACAAGGATGGCCGGACCTCGTTTCAATTACCAGCTGCGACTGAGAAAGATATGTCAGGTCCCACTAGCCCCGGGCTAGGACGTGGATCCACAACGCGGCGTAGTGGAACAAGTTATCGCCGGATTAGCGGACCTCATGGAGCTGTAGATTTGGCACCTGCAAGTAATCCTCCCAAGTGGGGCGCGTTCGACGTGTGGCCTCTATCGTTGCTGGTCAAGGTTCTGACTAAAAAGGGCAAGAACGTAAGCGGGAAAAAAGCTGCGAAGGAACGAGCAAAACAACACGTTATCTCGCATAACATTCCTTTGGAGATCACGCTTTACTTG AGTTCATATATCTCGGCTTTGCAACAGCGCAAGGTCGTTGACGTCCCTACTATCA ACACTCTGCTCCTCGGGCTCAATCAGCTAGTTGACTCATTGAGTGGTTTGGAACGAATTCTCACCACCCCAATCCCGTTCTC TTATGGCGTGCATTTGTGGACCGTCTGTCTTCTCTACGTCTTTTTCTTG CCCTTCCAATTGTGGCCCACACTGAGATGGGTAACTATCCCGGCTACTTCTATCGCG GCTTTCTTGTTTTTCGGGTTCATCGTGGCGGGGGAAGAGATCGAGA ATCCATTCG GGTACGACAAG AATGATCTCAATCTCGACCATTTCTGTCGCAACATTATCCACGCCGAATTAATGGCCATTACTAGCGTGCCAGTTCCAGATCCCAAGAGTGGGCATTCGTCAGAGAAAACGACTGCGTCTTTGGCACTGAGGGTCCAATCCGTTCACCAGAAGAATGGGTAA
- a CDS encoding cytochrome P450 family protein — translation MSSRSTYWGAGTSIVLRRLPRLVFPHVLIWALATLGVEHSRMLQDNVSRPALAAALWLIYKLSDRGIKSYRRNQDRCQLGPDVIEVPQVKFKLPWNIDFIPFANEAREHGYVNDAMAPFLDSIGNIFNLTLFGEDFIFTNEPEHVKAMLSTDFANFVKGHSNHEKIFSLLGEGVFNVDGEMWKFHRNMTRPYFSRERITHFELFARHSDAAIAKLLSQPDAVDFQDLVSKFTLDSASEFLFGINVRSLEQPLPVPHVKETEGNTFSAAFTSVQAQAVVRFSYGALWPYMEFFSDRTRRDMRVIDAFIKPILEAKLSLKKKGALEEDEERETLIDHLLIKDELFNIMVAGRDTTASTLTFACYMLATNPHVLSKLRAEVLDHVGTSSYPTLDSFRDMKYLRAVINEILRLYPPVPLNQLWWEAYFIPAGAAVIYSVLFMHTRKDLWGDDAETFDPERWLDDRYKKYVLPNPFIFLPFNAGPRICLGQQFAYNEISFFLTRLLQSVDQISLAPDAQPLESHPPTSWTKEPGRRATEKIWPRAHLTLYSHGGLWVRVKEAGTI, via the exons ATGAGCTCGCGATCTACTTACTGGGGTGCTGGTACTTCGATCGTCCTTCGACGCTTGCCTCGCCTAGTCTTCCCGCATGTTCTCATATGGGCGCTCGCTACTCTTGGGGTAGAACATTCACGGATGCTCCAAGATAATGTTTCTAGGCCAGCACTGGCAGCGGCTctctggcttatatacaaaCTCTCAGATAGGGGCATCAAATCATATCGAAGGAATCAAGACCGCTGTCAATTGGGACCGGACGTTATTGAAGTCCCTCAAGTCAAGTTCAAGTTGCCTTGGAACATTGATTTCATTCCATTTGCCAATGAGGCTCGCGAGCATG GATACGTAAATGACGCGATGGCTCCATTTTTGGATAGCATCGGAAATATCTTCAATCTAACCTTGTTTGGGGAAGATTTC ATTTTCACTAATGAACCGGAACATGTCAAAGCCATGCTCAGTACTGACTTTGCCAACTTTGTCAAAG GCCATTCAAATCACGAAAAAATATTCAGTCTTCTTGGCGAAGGTGTATTCAACGTAGATG GTGAAATGTGGAAATTCCACCGTAACATGACTCGACCATACTTTTCTCGAGAGCGAATCACACATTTCGAACTTTTCGCTCGACACTCGGACGCTGCCATTGCCAAATTACTATCTCAGCCCGATGCAGTGGACTTTCAAGACCTGGTATCCAAATTCACCCTGGACTCGGCTTCTGAGTTCCTGTTTGGCATTAATGTCAGGTCGTTGGAGCAGCCTCTACCTGTACCGCATGTGAAAGAAACAGAAGGGAACACGTTCTCGGCGGCGTTTACGAGTGTTCAGGCCCAGGCTGTGGTCCGTTTTTCGTATGGCGCTCTGTGGCCGTATATGGAGTTCTTTTCGGATCGGACAAGAAGGGATATGCGTGTCATTGATGCGTTCATAAAGCCTATCCTTGAGGCCAAGTTGAGTCTGAAAAAGAAGGGCGCTTTGGAGGAAGACGAAGAGCGGGAAACGCTGATAGACCACTTG TTGATCAAGGATGAGTTGTTTAACATCATGGTCGCTGGAAGAGACACG ACGGCCAGCACTCTGACTTTTGCGTGCTATATGCTTGCTACCAATCCACACGTCCTCTCCAAGCTGCGCGCCGAGGTTCTCGACCACGTTGGTACCAGTTCATACCCAACTTTGGATAGCTTTAGAGATATGAAGTATCTCCGAGCCGTTATCAACGAAATCCTCAGGCTCTACCCTCCCGTTCCGCTCAACCAAC TCTGGTGGGAAGCATACTTCATCCCTGCTGGTGCTGC GGTGATATATTCGGTATTATTTATGCATACGAGGAAAGACCTTTGGGGC GACGATGCCGAGACGTTTGATCCTGAACGGTGGTTGGACGACCGGTACAAGAAATACGTGCTACCCAACCCCTTTATTTTCTTACCTTTCAATGCTGGGCCCCGCATC TGCCTTGGCCAACAATTCGCATACAA TGAAATCTCATTCTTCTTGACCCGTCTACTTCAGAGTGTAGACCAAATCTCACTCGCTCCCGATGCCCAACCTCTTGAATCTCATCCTCCTACATCATGGACCAAGGAACCTGGTCGTCGAGCCACAGAAAAAATCTGGCCAAGAGCGCATTTAACTCTGTATTCTCAC GGGGGTTTGTGGGTTCGAGTAAAGGAGGCCGGGACTATTTAG
- a CDS encoding peptidyl-Lys metalloendopeptidase has product MFVATAFILSTALLASAERSLSLKVATPSAEITDVDNFRVAATVSNTGSETLRLLRDPRSPLSTWATESFGVAVAKAGRAESFVELKPGESVTVEHDRNRWVYNLTSTGVGAYTVDAANLFRVVEADSSLTDIYADVVAAEVKVQGKLASFKNAAVAPPVSRMSKRATYSSCSSTRQTQIASAITSSASYATDSYNHLTSNPSGSTRYTRWFGTWSSSRYSLALNSFSRLRTYPAGWAYDCTCTDADTYAYVYPSRYGTVYLCGYFWTAPATGAGSRADTIIHEGTHFTQVLGTDDYAYGQSACLSLASSNPTNAVYNADNHAFFSVNA; this is encoded by the exons ATGTTTGTTGCAACTGCTTTCATCTTGTCTACCGCGCTACTTGCGTCTGCCGAACGCTCCTTGTCTCTCAAGGTTGCCACTCCCTCTGCTGAGATCACCGATGTCGACAACTTCCGCGTCGCTGCCACCGTCTCCAACACCGGATCTGAGACTCTCCGCCTGCTCCGCGACCCTCGGTCTCCTCTCTCCACCTGGGCTACTGAGAGCTTTGGTGTG GCTGTTGCCAAGGCCGGACGTGCGGAGTCGTTCGTGGAGCTGAAGCCTGGGGAGTCGGTGACTGTCGAGCATGACCGTAA TCGCTGGGTGTACAACCTGACGTCTACTGGTGTCGGCGCATACACTGTGGATGCTGCAAACCTGTTCCGCGTTGTTGAGGCGGACAGCTCGCTGACTGACATCTACGCTGATGTCGTTGCTGCCGAAGTCAAGGTTCAA GGCAAGCTTGCTTCTTTCAAGAATGCGGCTGTTGCTCCTCCCGTATCCCGCATGAGCAAGCGTGCGACCTATTCGAGCTGCTCCTCCACTCGTCAAACCCAGATTGCGAGCGCTATTACTTCCTCTGCTTCCTATGCCACTGATTCATACAACCATCTAACTTCCAACCCGTCTGGTTCAACTCGCTATACTCGCTGGTTTGGAACCTGGTCAAGCAGCCGGTACAGCCTTGCTCTCAACAGTTTCTCC CGCCTACGCACATATCCTGCCGGTTGGGCGTACGACTGCACTTGCACTGACGCTGATACCTACGCATATGTTTACCCAAGCCGTTACGGCACAGTTTATCTCTGTGGCTATTTCTGGACT GCCCCCGCCACCGGCGCCGGATCTCGTGCTGATACTATCATTCATGAGGGCACTCATTTCACCCAAGTCTTGGG CACTGATGATTATGCATACGGCCAATCCGCTTGCCTCTCGCTTGCCTCTTCCAACCCCACTAATGCGGTCTACAACGCCGA TAACCATGCATTCTTCTCCGTCAATGCATAA
- a CDS encoding peptidyl-Lys metalloendopeptidase, which produces MLAAAAFVLSTALLASAERSLSLKVATPSAEITDVDNFRVAATVSNTGSETLRLLRDPRSPLSTWATESFGVVNNRGARAAFSGVKVRYSPQAVAKAGRAESFVELKPGESVTVEHDLAGVYNLTSTGVGAYTVDAANLFRVVEADSSLTDIYADVVAAEVKVQGKLASFKNAAVQPAVSRMSKRASYTGCSSTQQSQISSAISSGQSYASSSYSHLTSNPSGSTRYTRWFGTFSTSRYNAVLNSFSRLRTYPNGWTYNCNTCSDPDTYAYVYPSRYGTVYLCGYFWSAPATGAGSRADTIIHEGTHFTQVLGTDDYVYGQSGCLSLAKSNPTNAVYNADNHAFFSVNA; this is translated from the exons ATgctcgccgccgccgcctTTGTTCTGTCTACTGCACTCCTTGCGTCTGCTGAACGCTCCTTGTCTCTCAAGGTTGCCACTCCCTCTGCTGAGATCACCGATGTCGACAACTTCCGCGTCGCTGCCACCGTCTCCAACACTGGATCTGAGACTCTCCGCCTGCTCCGCGACCCTCGGTCTCCTCTCTCCACCTGGGCTACTGAGAGCTTTGGTGTGGTGAACAACAGGGGGGCACGTGCTGCGTTCAGCGGTGTCAAGGTGCGATACAGCCCTCAGGCCGTTGCGAAGGCCGGACGTGCAGAGTCGTTCGTGGAGCTGAAGCCCGGGGAGTCGGTGACTGTCGAGCATGACC TCGCTGGTGTGTACAACCTGACGTCTACTGGTGTCGGCGCATACACTGTGGATGCTGCGAACCTGTTCCGCGTTGTTGAGGCGGACAGCTCGCTGACTGACATCTACGCTGATGTCGTTGCTGCCGAAGTCAAGGTCCAG GGCAAGCTCGCCTCCTTCAAGAACGCTGCTGTCCAGCCCGCCGTTTCTCGCATGAGCAAGCGCGCTTCCTACACCGGCTGCTCCTCCACTCAACAAAGCCAGATCTCGAGTGCTATCAGCTCTGGCCAAAGCTATGCCAGCAGCTCCTACAGCCACTTGACCTCCAACCCCTCCGGATCCACCCGCTACACTCGCTGGTTCGGAACCTTTTCCACCAGCCGCTACAACGCCGTCCTCAACAGCTTCTCT CGCCTCCGTACCTACCCCAACGGATGGACTTACAACTGCAACACCTGCAGCGACCCTGATACCTATGCCTATGTTTACCCCAGTCGCTACGGCACTGTCTACCTCTGCGGATACTTCTGGAGC GCCCCTGCTACTGGTGCTGGCTCTCGCGCTGACACCATCATCCATGAGGGAACTCACTTCACCCAGGTCCTCGG CACTGATGACTACGTCTATGGTCAATCTGGATGCTTGTCCCTCGCCAAATCCAACCCTACCAACGCTGTCTACAACGCCGA CAACCACGCTTTCTTCTCTGTCAACGCATAA
- a CDS encoding ABC transporter: protein MHIDISRRPNHKGPAFFYAFSYADRSDWTLYAIGVVGALISGAGLPIMDLAYGYWTTALTASDTTPPSLRKTTNTMAAICLSIGVLQFITGTIFLSCFTIASGRTTDKLRRAYLDSVIHQDAEFFEKVGPGEVGTRMVKDVGTVKAATGEKLGFMVWAVGYLAAKADSRLLDLEGQSGTLLEQILGSVRVVQSFAAESFLVKKYDEYLTALQRLGKWRSIVRGLELSISYCVLNLTYSVAFWYGSKLIVRENLEVGLMFTVFWNMFNAIFAISNILPHISAIRDSVHISARLRAEIERVPVIDVRNPGGVKLWDNQSAEKTAVQIEVQNLTFSYPSRPDHKTLDNVSFVLEAGKVTALVGASGSGKSTIASLLLRYYDPSSFDNEKSTGRILLAGHDIRDLNLSWLRSQIGVIAQDPQLFTATIFDNVAYGLSGTPWELPTSEMEPKYAERMADAQAWDFVRKLPSGMDTRIKGGRTGVLSGGQRQRIAAARALIRKPRILLLDEGTSALDSETEQRLMAAIHEEQAQSGMTTILIAHRLSSIQNADRIIAMSNGRVAEQGTYNELIEIGGVFSTLVKHQSSAGQITSSSETSIVPVPVRPQEPVKNTSAKFNTPQIPLYRHVSIVSGTQTIVDDSLEQGLLAKESKAPTLTSRFIRLLAQYGLWIAMGIFGSICIGASFPIAAWLVGFVLESLSIHDDDNRLLREARAWSMWFLVLSMVNILSSFVAGFFLSMGGDRIDRRLRLTALKSLLRQARFFDQEENASGSLTAGIASKAGHVSAAIGLVWQQLITSSGNFIGAFVLGIVQKYEHSIQKPLDDASAFASENVDAIKTVAALGRENVIMEIFDKSSNQKSVKTKYLWGGALGFGFGMGSTLILCSVVMWWGVELYLTQRIGLSNLYATFEAVFIGSVAASRLFTYVPDMARMIQGFRAICNWEDRQPEVASLGLTNAPLRNVKGTITFNDCTLQYSSRPKPAIDNLTLTIPAGKSVAFCGSSGSGKSSIISMISRFYDPSLGTICLDGRDIRTIPLEEYRSHIALVAQDAVLYEGTFRENITLGQSPVSQEAIERACHDANILGFIQSLPQGFDTPVGSKGSQMSGGQRQRVCIARALLRNPSILLLDEATSALDAESERSVQAALEQASRGRTTISIAHRLSTIQNADIIHVVEDGRIVESGNHADLLALKGRYVDVKPDIFNHDMLAIHSIFQLPRSTSSLTTPSSSPTSYISPTLDPVMFSQLQVDRAIQKLREERIRDEDLRQKHAEQEEQEKNREYLEAVRRRTQNDWRRWAPPCWQTASRCFCGDGLLARRNTSHTAIIYPEDDPELPPEGYEHHWEFRLATTHARFVLPNDAHLKLYELDIMKKGVLFIVEEVVDHNRQPEGMLREA, encoded by the exons ATGCATATTGATATTTCTCGCCGACCCAATCACAAAGGTCCTGCCTTTTTCTACGCATTTAGCTATGCGGACCGCTCAGACTGGACGCTCTATGCCATTGGCGTAGTTGGTGCGTTAATATCTGGGGCTGGGCTCCCGAT TATGGACCTTGCGTATGGATATTGGACGACTGCCCTAACTGCGTCTGACACGACGCCCCCATCGCTTCGTAAGACAACTAATACTATGGCGGCCATCTGCCTAAGTATCGGAGTTTTACAATTCATTACGGGAACAATCTTCCTAAGTTGCT TTACGATTGCTTCGGGTCGCACGACAGACAAACTCCGTAGAGCATACCTTGACTCAGTTATACATCAAGATGCCGAGTTCTTTGAGAAAGTTGGTCCCGGCGAGGTGGGGACCCGAATGGTCAAGGATGTCGGAACGGTCAAAGCTGCGACCGGGGAGAAACTGGGATTCATGGTCTGGGC CGTTGGCTACTTGGCTGCAAAGGCCGACTCTCGATTGCTGGACCTCGAAGGCCAATCTGGAACATTGCTCGAGCAAATTCTTGGCAGCGTCCGAGTAGTGCAGTCCTTCGCGGCGGAATCGTTTCTGGTCAAAAAATACGATGAATACCTGACTGCG CTCCAACGACTCGGGAAATGGCGTTCGATTGTTCGCGGATTGGAATTAAGTATTTCGTACTGTGTCCTTAATTTAACATATAGCGTCGCTT TTTGGTACGGCAGCAAGCTCATCGTCCGAGAGAATCTTGAGGTTGGATTAAT GTTCACTGTGTTCTGGAATATGTTCAACG CCATCTTTGCCATTTCCAACATCCTGCCGCATATATCCGCCATTCGAGACTCTGTCCACATCTCCGCTCGCCTTCGTGCCGAAATCGAGCGTGTGCCTGTCATTGACGTTCGGAATCCTGGTGGTGTCAAATTGTGGGACAACCAATCTGCGGAGAAAACGGCTGTCCAGATCGAAGTCCAGAACCTCACGTTCTCGTATCCTTCTCGCCCTGACCATAAAACATTGGATAATGTGAGCTTCGTCTTGGAGGCCGGAAAGGTTACCGCGCTTGTTGGAG CATCCGGTTCTGGAAAG TCAACAATTGCGTCGCTCCTACTCCGTTATTACGACCCGTCATCTTTCGACAACGAAAAATCGACTGGGCGCATCCTTTTGGCCGGACACGATATCCGCGACCTCAACCTTTCTTGGCTACGTTCTCAAATTGGTGTTATTGCTCAGGACCCTCAACTCTTCACCGCCACAATTTTTGACAATGTCGCGTACGGTTTGAGTGGCACTCCATGGGAATTGCCTACATCCGAGATGGAGCCCAAATACGCTGAACGAATGGCGGAT GCACAAGCATGGGATTTCGTACGTAAGCTGCCGTCTGGGATGGACACTCGTATCAAAGGAGGGAGGACGGGGGTGTTATCCGGGGGCCAGAGGCAACGGATCGCTGCGGCGCGTGCGTTGATTCGGAAGCCaagaattcttcttctcgaCGAAG GAACTTCGGCTCTTGACTCAGAGACGGAACAACGTCTGATGGCGGCGATTCACGAGGAACAGGCACAGAGTGGGATGACGACAAT TTTGATAGCTCACCGCCTTTCATCCATTCAAAATGCTGATAGAATCATTGCGATGTCTAATGGGCGCGTAGCTGAGCAGGGTACATATAACGAACTAATA GAGATTGGAGGTGTTTTCAGCACCCTCGTCAAGCATCAATCGTCCGCTGGCCAAATAACTTCTAGTTCAGAAACCTCAATAGTACCCGTTCCTGTTCGCCCACAGGAGCCAGTCAAAAACACTTCCGCCAAATTTAATACCCCCCAGATCCCATTGTATCGCCATGTATCAATCGTGTCGGGAACCCAGACGATCGTAGATGATTCATTAGAACAGGGTCTCCTGGCCAAAGAAAGCAAGGCACCAACTCTAACTTCCCGTTTTATTCGCCTCTTGGCTCAATATGGTTTATGGATTGCGATGGGAATTTTCGGCTCGATATGCAT CGGTGCCTCGTTCCCTATAGCCGCCTGGCTTGTTG GATTCGTACTCGAAAGCCTGAGTATCCACGATGACGACAACCGGCTATTGCGAGAAGCTAGGGCTTGGTCAATGTGGTTCCTTGTACTATCTATGGTCAACATCCTTTCTAGTTTCGTCGCTGGCTTCTTTTTATCCATGGGTGGGGATCGGATCGACAGAAGGCTTCGCTTGACAGCTCTAAAGTCTCTTCTCAGACAGGCAA GATTTTTCGATCAGGAAGAGAATGCATCGGGGAGTCTAACTGCTGGGATCGCATCTAAGGCAGGTCATGTGTCAGCAGCAATCGGTCTTGTGTGGCAGCAGCTCATAACATCCAGCGGAAA CTTCATTGGCGCATTCGTTCTTGGGATCGTCC AAAAGTATGAACATAGCATTCAGAAGCCCCTCGATGATGCGTCTGCGTTCGCAAGTGAAAATGTGGATGCGATCAAA ACGGTGGCTGCCTTGGGTCGGGAGAACGTGATAATGGAAATTTTCGACAAGTCCTCGAATCAAAAGTCTGTGAAGACGAAATATCTCTGGGGCGGTGCGTTGGGTTTTGGATTTGGGATGGGAAGTACCCTTATACTATGCTCCGTTGTGATG TGGTGGGGTGTAGAACTGTACCTCACACAGCGCATTGGCTTATCAAACCTATACGCAACGTTCGAAGCGGTTTTCATCGGAT CTGTTGCGGCGAGCCGGTTGTTTACATATGTGCCTGATATGGCAAGGATGATTCAAGGCTTCCGGGCTATTTGTAACTGGGAGGACAGGCAACCAGAAGTAGCATCATTGGGTCTAACCAACGCGCCTCTTCGCAACGTTAAAGGAACTATTACATTCAATGATTGCACCCTGCAGTATTCATCTAGACCAAAGCCTGCAATCGACAATCTGACCCTAACCATTCCCGCTGGCAAATCTGTAGCTTTTTGCG GTTCATCGGGTAGTGGGAAGAGTAGCATCATTTCAATGATATCCAGATTCTATGATCCGAGCCTAGGGACGATCTGTCTCGATGGTCGCGATATCCGTACTATCCCTCTGGAGGAATATCGTAGCCACATCGCATTGGTGGCACAAGATGCAGTGTTATACGAA GGGACATTCCGAGAAAACATTACCTTGGGCCAATCCCCGGTCTCCCAAGAGGCAATAGAGCGCGCATGTCATGATGCAAATATACTCGGATTCATACAATCACTGCCTCAAGGATTCGATACACCAGTTGGATCCAAGGGCTCTCAGATGAGCGGGGGCCAACGACAA CGTGTTTGTATCG CTCGTGCATTGCTCCGAAATCCAAGCATTCTCTTG CTCGACGAAGCGACCTCA GCACTGGACGCTGAGTCTGAGCGATCTGTCCAAGCGGCATTAGAACAAGCATCAAGGGGACGAACAACTATCTCAATCGCGCACCGACTATCCACCATTCAGAATGCAGACATAATACACGTTGTGGAGGATGGTCGTATCGTCGAAAGTGGGAACCATGCCGATCTGCTAGCTCTCAAGGGTCGTTATGTTGAC GTCAAACCAGACATCTTCAATCATGACATGCTAGCCATTCATTCTATATTTCAACTACCTAGATCAACCTCTTCTCTTACCACGCCTTCTTCATCACCTACATCATACATATCACCCACGTTGGACCCTGTCATGTTCTCGCAATTACAGGTTGATCGTGCTATTC AGAAACTTCGTGAAGAGAGGATACGGGACGAAGATCTACGGCAAAAGCATGCTGAACAAGAAGAGCAAGAGAAAAATCGGGAATACCTAGAAGCTGTACGTAGGCGCACCCAAAATGATTGGAGGCGATGGGCGC CGCCGTGTTGGCAGACTGCCTCCAGATGCTTCTGCGGAGATGGTTTACTTGCTCGTAGAAACACTTCTCATACCGCCATCATTTACCCTGAAGATGATCCTGAGCTTCCACCAGAAGGATACGAACACCACTGGGAGTTTAGGCTCGCGACTACCCATGCACGTTTTGTTCTACCAAATGACGCCCACTTGAAACTTTATGAGCTTGATATCATGAAGAAAGGTGTGCTGTTCATTGTGGAGGAAGTTGTGGACCATAATCGGCAACCGGAGGGAATGTTAAGGGAGGCCTAA
- a CDS encoding deuterolysin metalloprotease (M35) family containing protein → MPFIWLLKSKELSSNFSYPEANAARRLLAGWALRPGSHVQAEAKLITRRLITSSVLRDIFFKASPHISRRSRLLPYSNASLARATIRTTPRSGFMHFQTQKDLPDPELPHRDVEKCDFIEDYRSGTVFDVIGSVGGLFALLHAVHVLLFGRPLLWGLTGAKLITPFGLIGRYSSASFKSRLRREYHESPNEDGAGTIQIVKFLRDFVIDFGPAELDRDEHSSDEHMNSNSITDNEGTTSAQIPLMNVESDTTKTQQKENEVNGKVDTRYNRADSIV, encoded by the exons ATGCCATTTATCTGGCTACTGAAGTCCAAAGAGCTATCATCGAACTTTAGCTATCCAGAGGCAAACGCTGCACGTCGACTTCTTGCTGGCTGGGCTCTTCGCCCAGGGTCTCATGTTCAAGCAGAAGCAAAACTGATTACTAGAAGGTTAATAACGTCTTCAGTTCTGAGGGATATCTTCTTCAAAGCATCA CCTCATATTTCTAGACGAAGTCGGCTCCTCCCCTACAGCAACGCGAGTCTTGCCAGAGCAACAATTCGTACAACTCCACGGTCCGGCTTCATGCACTTCCAGACTCAAAAAGACCTGCCGGATCCTGAATTGCCACATCGTGATGTGGAAAAGTGTGATTTTATCGAAGACTATAGATCGGGCACCGTGTTTGACGTAATAGGCTCGGTTGGTGGTTTGTTCGCGCTACTGCACGCTGTACACGTATTACTTTTCGGTAGACCGTTGCTTTGGGGTCTGACAG GGGCCAAGCTTATCACGCCATTTGGATTAATCGGAAGATACAGTTCAGCGAGCTTCAAGAGTCGCCTAAGAAGGGAGTACCATGAATCACCTAACGAGGACGGCGCTGGAACAATACAGATAGTCAAGTTCCTGCGGGATTTCGTGATTGATTTTGGACCTGCGGAGTTGGACCGGGATGAACACTCCTCAGACGAGCACATGAATTCTAACTCGATCACCGACAACGAAGGTACAACTTCTGCGCAAAT TCCATTGATGAATGTGGAATCCGACACGACCAAGACTCAACAGAAGGAGAACGAAGTGAATGGGAAAGTAGATACCAGGTACAATCGCGCGGATAGCATTGTGTAG